A part of Paenarthrobacter sp. A20 genomic DNA contains:
- a CDS encoding FG-GAP-like repeat-containing protein, giving the protein MTSGGLAMFAAGDGSRALGGVNVRRRRRAAAGTVAVGLGLALLLGTFASPAMADVVTNTVSVGDNPTGIAVNPVTNKAYVASFEGVSVINGTSDGGLLYSGDMPVDVAVNPATNKIYVSEIGGSVAVVNGVSGAVTWIPVGSSPGVIAVNSATNKIYVGVSTGMTIINGATNTTTSMALAGGAQDIVVNQATGKVYVKSSGTIRVVDAGGIVTSSIIIGAGGILDVAVNETTNKIYFTTLGRYGAGVSVIDGITDTVTGSIPSANNVGKLAVNPATNTIYVAGDSPSIDGFIQVIDGASQTQVAELGTATRIMDVVVNPASNKIYAPLSGRGVAIVDGADNTFSAVFTGQDPVDAAVNPSTGTVYVANTGSDSVSVIDGTVPAPVKNDFNGDGSADVLARDGSGVLWMYPGNGSGGWLSRAQVGPGWNVMTALVSPGDFNGDGTSDVLARDGAGLLWLYPGNGAGGFLSRVLVGTGWEGMSAIEAIDFHGDGRADVVARDRGGALWVYRGDGTGGWLPRMWAGSGWTGMSEITGAGDFNGDGLTDLVARDGTGALWLYPPNGYGSWLARQTVGQGWNVMDSLVGPGDFDGDGRADILARNAAGELWLYSGAGGTAWPSAQRVGTGWGGMTAIL; this is encoded by the coding sequence ATGACTTCTGGGGGTCTTGCCATGTTTGCTGCTGGGGATGGTTCGCGCGCGCTTGGGGGAGTAAACGTACGACGACGGCGCCGGGCAGCGGCGGGTACAGTCGCCGTCGGGTTGGGGCTGGCGTTGTTGCTGGGAACCTTTGCTTCGCCCGCCATGGCTGACGTCGTGACGAATACTGTTTCAGTGGGAGATAACCCCACCGGCATTGCGGTCAATCCCGTCACCAACAAGGCGTACGTGGCCTCGTTCGAGGGTGTTTCGGTCATCAACGGAACGTCCGACGGGGGCCTCCTGTACTCCGGAGACATGCCCGTTGACGTTGCCGTGAACCCGGCGACCAACAAGATTTACGTCAGCGAGATTGGCGGCTCCGTTGCTGTTGTTAATGGGGTCTCTGGTGCTGTGACGTGGATTCCCGTGGGGTCATCGCCCGGCGTCATCGCAGTGAACTCCGCTACCAACAAGATTTACGTCGGCGTGAGCACTGGGATGACCATCATCAATGGGGCAACGAACACCACCACGTCCATGGCGCTCGCCGGGGGCGCCCAGGACATTGTGGTGAACCAGGCCACCGGCAAGGTGTACGTAAAGTCCTCCGGGACCATCCGGGTAGTGGACGCAGGCGGCATCGTTACCTCCAGCATCATCATCGGAGCCGGTGGCATTCTTGACGTCGCAGTGAATGAGACAACCAACAAGATCTACTTCACAACGCTCGGCAGGTACGGTGCGGGCGTGAGCGTGATTGACGGAATCACCGATACCGTCACCGGGAGCATTCCATCGGCGAACAACGTGGGCAAACTTGCCGTGAACCCTGCCACCAACACGATCTACGTGGCCGGGGACAGCCCCTCCATCGATGGTTTCATTCAGGTTATTGACGGTGCTTCCCAGACTCAGGTCGCCGAGCTAGGGACGGCCACAAGGATCATGGACGTCGTGGTAAACCCGGCGTCGAACAAAATCTACGCACCGCTGTCCGGCAGGGGAGTCGCCATAGTTGATGGCGCCGACAACACCTTCTCAGCCGTCTTTACGGGGCAAGATCCGGTTGACGCTGCGGTCAACCCCTCCACTGGAACCGTCTACGTGGCCAACACCGGCAGTGACTCCGTATCAGTGATTGACGGCACCGTTCCCGCGCCGGTCAAGAACGACTTCAACGGCGACGGATCGGCCGATGTTCTGGCTCGCGACGGCTCCGGAGTCCTGTGGATGTACCCCGGCAACGGCTCCGGTGGTTGGTTGTCCCGGGCCCAGGTTGGCCCGGGTTGGAACGTCATGACGGCCCTGGTATCGCCGGGCGACTTCAACGGTGACGGCACATCCGACGTGCTGGCCCGCGATGGCGCGGGGCTGCTGTGGCTTTACCCGGGGAATGGCGCGGGCGGGTTCCTTTCGCGCGTGCTCGTCGGCACGGGGTGGGAGGGCATGAGCGCTATCGAAGCAATCGACTTCCACGGCGATGGACGCGCGGACGTTGTGGCCCGCGACCGCGGCGGTGCTCTCTGGGTTTACCGAGGCGACGGTACGGGTGGATGGTTGCCGCGGATGTGGGCCGGGTCCGGGTGGACCGGAATGTCCGAGATCACCGGAGCGGGTGACTTCAACGGCGACGGCCTCACCGACCTGGTGGCCCGCGACGGGACCGGCGCGCTGTGGCTGTACCCGCCCAACGGATACGGCAGTTGGCTGGCGCGGCAGACCGTTGGCCAAGGGTGGAATGTGATGGACTCCCTGGTTGGGCCCGGTGACTTCGACGGCGACGGACGGGCTGACATCCTGGCCCGCAACGCTGCCGGCGAGCTGTGGCTGTACTCCGGTGCCGGGGGAACTGCTTGGCCCTCGGCTCAGCGCGTGGGTACTGGGTGGGGCGGGATGACGGCGATTCTCTGA